The following proteins come from a genomic window of Natronosalvus vescus:
- a CDS encoding queuosine precursor transporter has protein sequence MSEYDRGPGVPQVALIALFVTALITAQVTAAKVLAFDLPFSLPVTGAQLVLPGAALAYALTFLASDCYAELYGRRAAQVVVNVAFAMNFVLLVLVWSTIAAPASPASVDPDMFETVLGASTNIVVGSLLAYVVSQNWDVWVFHEIRDLTDGDALWLRNIASTASSQAIDTVIFVGIAFALAPRVLGVGPVLPGGELAALIVGQYLLKLAIAFLDTPIVYAVVGFVRSRDDGKSTPA, from the coding sequence ATGTCTGAATATGATCGTGGGCCGGGCGTCCCGCAGGTGGCGTTGATTGCGCTGTTCGTGACGGCGCTGATCACGGCGCAGGTGACGGCGGCGAAGGTGCTGGCGTTCGACCTCCCGTTTTCGCTGCCGGTGACGGGTGCCCAACTCGTCTTGCCCGGGGCCGCGCTCGCCTACGCGCTAACCTTCCTCGCGAGTGACTGCTACGCCGAACTGTACGGCCGGCGGGCCGCCCAGGTCGTCGTCAACGTCGCGTTCGCGATGAACTTCGTCCTGCTGGTGCTCGTCTGGTCGACCATCGCGGCTCCCGCATCTCCCGCGAGCGTTGATCCCGATATGTTCGAGACCGTTCTCGGCGCGTCGACGAACATCGTCGTGGGCAGCCTGCTCGCCTACGTCGTCAGCCAGAACTGGGACGTCTGGGTGTTCCACGAGATTCGCGATCTCACCGATGGCGACGCCCTCTGGCTTCGAAACATCGCCTCGACGGCCAGCAGCCAGGCCATCGACACCGTCATCTTCGTCGGCATTGCGTTCGCGCTCGCGCCGCGGGTACTCGGCGTCGGCCCCGTTCTTCCAGGCGGCGAGCTCGCTGCCCTGATCGTGGGCCAGTATCTCCTCAAACTCGCGATCGCGTTCCTCGATACGCCGATTGTCTACGCTGTCGTGGGCTTCGTTCGCTCGCGGGACGACGGCAAGTCGACGCCCGCCTGA
- a CDS encoding DUF309 domain-containing protein, translating into MREALRAGIAIYNEGYYHAAHDAWEAHWLELEAGTDDERLLHGLIQFTAAIYHARNRNWAGAVGLASSAGAYLDGLPAAYRGVNVAAVRRALETLATDPAVIERRSAPPLTHDGERLHLANLDLEATFLAAGVLAEELGYDEGVIDDGVAYARTDLEAGYETSPFLTLVADFVREPGDRALVFDRLAGHVERRRAEAADVEGLFDP; encoded by the coding sequence ATGCGCGAGGCGCTCCGTGCCGGTATCGCCATCTACAACGAGGGCTACTACCACGCCGCCCACGACGCCTGGGAGGCCCACTGGCTCGAGCTCGAGGCCGGAACCGACGACGAGCGACTGCTTCACGGGTTGATCCAGTTCACGGCGGCGATCTATCACGCCCGGAATCGTAACTGGGCGGGCGCGGTCGGACTGGCCTCGAGCGCGGGTGCGTACCTCGATGGGCTGCCGGCGGCGTATCGCGGCGTCAACGTCGCCGCCGTCCGGCGAGCGCTCGAGACGCTCGCGACTGACCCGGCGGTGATCGAACGCCGGTCGGCCCCACCGCTCACCCACGACGGTGAACGCCTCCACCTCGCGAATCTCGACCTCGAGGCGACGTTCCTGGCGGCCGGGGTACTCGCCGAGGAACTGGGCTACGACGAGGGCGTGATCGACGACGGCGTCGCCTACGCCCGCACCGACCTCGAGGCGGGATACGAGACGAGCCCGTTCCTGACACTGGTGGCCGATTTCGTTCGCGAACCGGGCGACAGGGCGCTGGTGTTCGACCGACTCGCGGGACACGTCGAACGACGGCGTGCAGAGGCGGCGGACGTCGAGGGGCTGTTCGACCCGTAA
- a CDS encoding DUF7576 family protein produces MAELHTDGGETDTTCRVCGDAITKKHTHRVVTAVEDGQTTYDHFCTDDCLEAWVE; encoded by the coding sequence ATGGCCGAGTTACACACCGATGGTGGAGAAACCGACACGACCTGTCGCGTCTGTGGCGACGCGATCACCAAGAAACACACTCATCGGGTCGTGACGGCCGTCGAGGACGGCCAGACCACCTACGATCATTTCTGTACCGACGACTGTCTCGAAGCCTGGGTCGAGTGA
- a CDS encoding DUF5790 family protein produces the protein MSQASLDDDELFGEAASEMRSDVEASLAAAWEALPAADDIWETDAENVLGVLNGLKSALDVGDAEDHLRDAKKWYTMGERADAFDDADDLEEEIEAIETALEDITSAGEQVGDLTATIPALRGTLAEADGDDEDEDDE, from the coding sequence ATGAGTCAAGCCTCACTGGATGACGACGAACTGTTCGGGGAAGCGGCCAGCGAGATGCGCTCGGACGTCGAGGCCTCGCTGGCGGCCGCCTGGGAGGCGCTCCCGGCGGCCGACGACATCTGGGAAACCGACGCCGAGAACGTGCTGGGCGTCCTCAACGGGCTCAAATCCGCGCTCGACGTCGGTGACGCCGAGGATCACCTGCGAGACGCCAAGAAGTGGTACACGATGGGCGAACGCGCCGACGCGTTCGACGACGCCGACGACCTCGAGGAAGAGATCGAAGCGATCGAAACCGCCCTCGAGGACATCACCAGCGCTGGCGAACAGGTCGGCGACCTCACGGCGACGATTCCGGCCCTTCGCGGGACGCTCGCGGAAGCCGATGGAGACGACGAAGACGAAGACGACGAGTAA
- a CDS encoding creatininase family protein: MDLTEATWAEVADCDTDLAVVPVGSTEQHGPHAPLGTDVLAAEAVADAALERFEREVVRAPAIPVGIAEEHRHFPGTMWVSPDTFRAYIRDVVDSLAHHGFDRVVLVNGHGGNVDALREVTATITRHDDAYAVPFTWFEAVGEHASEMGHGGPLETALLRHCYPDLIREDRLEEARDGGAERWGEWVSHANLAVDSVEFTENGVVGDPTAGDADRGAELLELAASSLERLLEAVATRDVSRPERR; the protein is encoded by the coding sequence ATGGATCTCACTGAGGCCACTTGGGCCGAGGTCGCCGACTGTGACACCGACCTCGCCGTGGTTCCGGTCGGCAGCACCGAACAGCACGGCCCGCACGCGCCGCTCGGAACGGACGTGCTCGCCGCCGAAGCGGTCGCCGACGCCGCCCTCGAGCGGTTCGAGCGGGAGGTCGTCCGTGCGCCGGCGATTCCGGTCGGCATCGCCGAGGAACACCGACACTTTCCGGGGACGATGTGGGTCTCGCCGGACACCTTCCGGGCGTATATTAGGGACGTCGTCGACAGCCTCGCCCACCACGGCTTCGACCGCGTCGTTCTCGTGAACGGCCACGGCGGGAACGTCGATGCCCTCCGGGAGGTGACGGCCACCATCACCCGGCACGACGACGCCTACGCCGTCCCGTTCACTTGGTTCGAGGCCGTCGGCGAGCACGCGAGCGAGATGGGACACGGCGGGCCGCTCGAGACGGCCCTGCTTCGCCACTGTTATCCCGACCTGATTCGCGAAGACCGACTCGAGGAGGCACGGGACGGCGGCGCGGAACGCTGGGGCGAGTGGGTAAGTCACGCCAACCTGGCGGTCGACTCGGTGGAATTTACGGAAAATGGCGTCGTCGGCGACCCGACGGCTGGAGACGCCGATCGCGGGGCGGAGCTGCTCGAGCTGGCGGCGTCCTCACTGGAGCGATTGCTCGAGGCGGTGGCGACGCGAGACGTTTCGCGGCCGGAGAGGCGATAG
- a CDS encoding cold-shock protein, which translates to MAKGNVDFFNDTGGYGFISTDDADDDVFFHMEDVGGPDLEEGTDIEFDIEQAPKGPRATNVTRL; encoded by the coding sequence ATGGCGAAAGGCAACGTTGATTTCTTCAACGACACAGGCGGCTACGGTTTCATTTCGACGGACGACGCGGACGATGACGTATTCTTCCACATGGAAGACGTCGGCGGTCCGGACCTCGAAGAAGGCACTGATATTGAATTCGACATCGAACAGGCCCCCAAAGGCCCCCGCGCGACGAACGTCACCCGCCTGTAA
- a CDS encoding PGF-CTERM sorting domain-containing protein: protein MDTPSRSWRTVLLAVGASLVIAAIATGLLVSSGSLAPVASDPGNDTVSEEAAELEVPEPGDEWFEAQAADGSWISYINPRDEYRSPYLGDGSGKICVTLLNEAGDPIVGESVPGTTVTVPTGDSLDWHSGADPMTVQYPLTDHYDRPLDSDQFGTADHVPQGDGYLDSHCIEFHGFDDDGDEVTYGEAVIDGAHADHIEVIGYIQQDDQAWDTDLDPLEAAVPYEDADGGWVYQEPLSHGQVVVVLQLTGDAPVDDGADDSGSNADSDDETNDDDSSSDDGEDDDTSGVPGEGDDDATGNENTGDDDDANDSATDGSSDTESGQGDSNGTDDSTDDADADGLSGFGSLVALTALAALLVALARTPRGS, encoded by the coding sequence ATGGACACCCCATCCAGATCCTGGCGTACCGTACTGCTCGCCGTCGGCGCATCCCTCGTGATCGCCGCCATCGCAACCGGACTCCTCGTCTCGAGTGGCTCGCTCGCGCCCGTTGCCAGCGATCCCGGGAACGATACCGTCTCGGAGGAAGCGGCCGAACTCGAGGTACCCGAACCCGGGGATGAGTGGTTCGAAGCCCAGGCCGCCGACGGCAGCTGGATCAGCTACATCAACCCGCGCGATGAGTACCGAAGCCCGTATCTCGGCGACGGCTCCGGCAAGATCTGTGTTACCCTGCTGAACGAGGCCGGCGATCCGATCGTCGGCGAGTCGGTGCCGGGAACGACCGTCACCGTCCCGACCGGCGATTCGCTCGACTGGCACTCCGGTGCCGATCCGATGACGGTGCAGTACCCCCTGACCGACCACTACGACCGGCCGCTCGATTCCGATCAGTTCGGCACCGCAGATCACGTCCCCCAGGGCGACGGCTACCTCGACAGTCACTGCATCGAGTTCCACGGCTTCGACGACGACGGCGACGAGGTCACCTACGGAGAGGCCGTCATCGATGGGGCACACGCCGACCACATCGAGGTCATCGGCTACATCCAGCAGGACGACCAGGCCTGGGACACCGACCTCGATCCGCTCGAGGCGGCCGTCCCCTACGAGGACGCTGACGGCGGGTGGGTCTATCAGGAACCGCTCTCACACGGACAGGTGGTCGTCGTGTTACAACTGACCGGGGACGCTCCCGTTGACGACGGTGCCGACGATTCCGGGTCTAACGCTGACAGTGACGACGAAACGAACGACGACGACAGCTCCAGCGACGACGGCGAAGACGACGATACCTCCGGTGTGCCCGGTGAAGGTGACGACGATGCAACCGGTAACGAGAACACTGGCGACGATGACGATGCGAATGACAGTGCTACTGACGGATCGAGCGACACGGAGTCGGGTCAGGGCGACTCGAACGGCACGGACGACTCGACCGACGACGCTGACGCGGATGGGTTATCCGGCTTTGGCTCGCTGGTGGCTCTCACCGCCCTCGCGGCCTTGCTGGTGGCGTTGGCACGGACGCCACGGGGGAGTTGA
- a CDS encoding histidine kinase N-terminal 7TM domain-containing protein: protein MTLTLLALVQLFGAAIGIWLAVFAYRRREQPGIIWLVVVLVGDVVWMITAGLNYATTSFTVSATLLQIRYVGITIIPVALLFFALEYTGYDEWLTPGRRVLISLPALGALLLALTDDLHGRFYANVTAASTPQHVAYEYGLIAVPWIAYAFVLSVVAVGAFVRYAVVADHVYRWQAITLAGAISIGIVADVLFFLPVPPNGFAITPLGILLTSAIAVGIIVRYDFVRLIPATRELGRKELIERMELGMVVVDADGRVVDVNPSAARILGREPVALLGEQAPDVLPSTDGSTVAEHTFTIDGVDRDVEIRTSRVGTESGSTLITLQELEDFTGMISHDLQGPLMEIRGSADLAINTGDIEHVDQVLGAANRIDELVTDLVQLAHTGRQLEAQSPVDLGELANRAWMHVWTPNADLSVETHQTIIGDPDRIRQLLENVFRNSVEHGASEVNTGRDRAVGHERSGQNSESRDGESAEAQSEPLQVTIGPLEDGFYIEDTGCGFPVGERERIFEKGYTNSPSGTGLGLSIVHKVVGVHGWSVRATEGATGGARLEFTGVELVDELYE, encoded by the coding sequence ATGACGCTAACGCTGTTGGCACTCGTCCAGTTATTCGGTGCGGCGATTGGCATCTGGCTCGCCGTGTTCGCCTATCGTCGTCGAGAGCAACCCGGCATTATCTGGCTCGTCGTGGTTCTCGTTGGCGACGTCGTCTGGATGATCACCGCAGGGCTCAACTACGCGACGACGTCGTTCACCGTCTCGGCGACGTTGCTCCAGATCCGGTACGTCGGGATCACGATCATCCCCGTCGCACTGCTGTTTTTCGCGCTCGAGTACACCGGCTACGACGAGTGGCTGACGCCAGGGCGTCGCGTCCTGATCTCCCTTCCGGCGCTCGGGGCACTCCTGTTGGCGCTGACCGACGACCTCCACGGACGCTTCTATGCGAACGTGACGGCAGCGTCGACGCCCCAGCACGTCGCATACGAGTACGGGCTCATCGCCGTCCCCTGGATCGCCTACGCGTTCGTCCTCTCAGTGGTCGCCGTCGGTGCGTTCGTCCGATACGCGGTGGTCGCCGACCACGTCTACCGGTGGCAGGCAATCACCCTCGCGGGGGCAATCTCGATCGGCATCGTTGCCGACGTGCTCTTCTTCCTGCCAGTCCCACCAAACGGCTTTGCGATCACACCGCTCGGAATCCTGCTCACGAGTGCGATCGCCGTCGGCATCATCGTTCGCTACGATTTCGTTCGACTGATCCCGGCGACGCGCGAGCTCGGCCGGAAGGAACTCATCGAACGGATGGAGCTCGGAATGGTCGTGGTCGATGCGGACGGCCGGGTAGTCGACGTCAACCCATCGGCTGCACGAATCCTCGGCCGGGAGCCAGTGGCGCTGTTGGGCGAGCAAGCGCCCGACGTGCTCCCCAGCACGGACGGTTCGACAGTCGCCGAGCACACGTTCACGATCGATGGGGTCGACCGCGACGTCGAGATCCGAACGAGCCGCGTGGGCACCGAGTCGGGCAGTACGCTGATCACGCTCCAGGAACTCGAGGATTTCACCGGGATGATCTCCCACGATCTACAGGGGCCGCTGATGGAAATTCGAGGGAGCGCAGATCTGGCGATCAACACGGGCGACATCGAGCACGTCGACCAGGTGCTGGGCGCGGCGAACCGGATCGACGAACTCGTCACCGACCTGGTGCAACTCGCACACACCGGTCGACAGCTCGAGGCCCAGTCGCCGGTCGATCTGGGGGAGCTGGCGAATCGGGCGTGGATGCACGTCTGGACCCCAAACGCCGACCTTTCCGTCGAAACACACCAAACGATCATCGGCGATCCGGATCGAATTCGACAGTTGCTCGAGAACGTCTTTCGAAACAGCGTCGAGCACGGGGCTTCCGAAGTGAATACCGGTCGCGACCGCGCAGTCGGTCACGAGAGGTCGGGGCAGAACAGCGAGTCTAGGGACGGCGAGAGCGCCGAAGCGCAGTCAGAGCCACTCCAGGTGACGATCGGGCCGCTCGAAGACGGCTTTTACATCGAGGACACCGGTTGCGGGTTTCCGGTGGGCGAACGCGAACGAATTTTCGAGAAGGGCTACACCAACTCACCATCTGGAACCGGGCTCGGACTGAGCATCGTCCACAAAGTCGTCGGCGTCCACGGCTGGTCGGTTCGCGCGACCGAAGGGGCGACAGGCGGAGCGCGACTCGAGTTCACCGGTGTCGAGCTGGTAGACGAATTGTACGAGTGA
- a CDS encoding aminopeptidase → MDERVREHASVLVDWSTQIESGDDVVLSVGPDAHELAVAVAEKLGERGANLLATYDSNELQRAYLRAHDGEFEGSAEHELALYEEADVVLSIGGQRNTAAKADVPGETRQAYRKANAAMREAKYDTRWMSTVHPTRSLAQQAGMAYEEYQDFAYDAILRDWKSLAEEMSRMKDLLDDGSEVRVVKDGTDLTMRIDGRTAVNSAASVTYDSHNLPSGEVFTAPYATAGTVLFDVPMTINGEAVRDVRLEFEDGEVVSHEASQGEGVLTDILETDAGARRLGELGIGMNRGIDRFTNSILFDEKMGDTIHLAVGRAYDACLPEGETGNDSAVHVDMITDMSEDSWLEVDGEVVQRNGRFRWEAGFEG, encoded by the coding sequence ATGGATGAGCGCGTACGCGAACACGCATCGGTACTGGTCGACTGGAGTACCCAGATCGAATCGGGTGACGACGTGGTTCTCTCGGTTGGCCCGGACGCCCACGAGCTGGCGGTTGCCGTCGCCGAAAAACTCGGTGAACGGGGGGCCAACCTGCTCGCCACCTACGACTCCAACGAACTCCAGCGGGCGTACCTGCGCGCTCACGATGGCGAATTCGAGGGGAGTGCCGAACACGAACTGGCCCTGTACGAGGAAGCCGACGTCGTGCTTTCGATCGGTGGCCAGCGAAACACCGCCGCGAAAGCCGACGTTCCTGGCGAGACGCGCCAGGCCTACCGGAAGGCGAACGCGGCGATGCGCGAAGCGAAGTACGACACGCGCTGGATGTCGACGGTGCACCCGACGCGCTCGCTCGCCCAGCAAGCCGGGATGGCCTACGAGGAGTACCAGGACTTCGCATACGACGCTATCCTGCGGGACTGGAAGTCGCTCGCGGAGGAGATGTCGCGGATGAAGGATCTGCTCGATGACGGGTCGGAAGTTCGCGTGGTCAAAGACGGCACCGACCTGACGATGCGCATCGACGGTCGGACGGCGGTCAACAGCGCGGCCTCGGTCACGTACGACTCCCACAACCTGCCGAGCGGCGAGGTCTTCACCGCGCCCTACGCGACGGCGGGAACCGTCCTCTTCGACGTACCGATGACGATCAACGGCGAGGCGGTTCGTGACGTCCGCCTCGAGTTCGAGGACGGCGAAGTCGTCTCGCACGAAGCCAGTCAGGGGGAGGGGGTGCTGACCGACATCCTCGAGACCGACGCTGGTGCCCGACGGCTGGGCGAACTCGGCATCGGGATGAACCGAGGCATCGACCGTTTCACGAACAGCATCCTCTTCGACGAGAAGATGGGCGATACGATCCACCTGGCGGTCGGTCGGGCCTACGACGCGTGTCTGCCCGAGGGCGAGACGGGGAACGATTCGGCCGTCCACGTCGATATGATCACGGATATGAGCGAGGACTCGTGGCTCGAGGTGGATGGCGAGGTCGTTCAGCGGAATGGTCGGTTCCGATGGGAAGCTGGGTTCGAGGGGTAG
- a CDS encoding DUF7344 domain-containing protein, whose amino-acid sequence MEALPSSEADEQLTADVILELLANRRRRYLLYALRGRNEPIELSKLAEQVAGWEHDVPPDEVAKNEYKSVYVSSVQCHVPKLADAGVVDHDADNHTVVLADRFEQLEPYLRVVVKDEPENSRLYDALEVEGGDGFFGQLRQRLSS is encoded by the coding sequence ATGGAAGCGCTTCCCTCGAGCGAGGCAGACGAGCAGCTCACCGCTGACGTGATCCTCGAGCTGCTCGCCAACCGCCGTCGCCGATACCTCCTCTACGCGCTTCGTGGCCGAAACGAGCCGATCGAGCTATCGAAATTGGCCGAACAGGTTGCCGGCTGGGAGCACGACGTACCGCCCGACGAGGTCGCGAAAAACGAATACAAGAGCGTGTACGTCTCGTCCGTCCAGTGTCACGTCCCGAAGCTCGCCGATGCGGGCGTCGTCGACCACGACGCGGACAATCACACGGTCGTCCTCGCCGACCGGTTCGAGCAACTCGAGCCGTATCTGCGCGTGGTCGTCAAGGACGAACCCGAGAATTCACGCCTCTACGACGCACTCGAGGTCGAAGGTGGCGACGGCTTTTTCGGACAGCTTCGCCAGCGACTTAGCTCCTGA
- a CDS encoding DUF5789 family protein, whose product MSEDSRELGIELGDLQAALEDHDYPIEHDTLLENHGDVELEMGEETATLEELIGPLNEDEYASYDEIEQAVMNMVSDEAIGRKHYSDRTPPAPGEEREEESPSGEDLEGKQESF is encoded by the coding sequence ATGAGCGAAGACAGCCGCGAACTCGGCATCGAACTCGGCGACCTGCAGGCGGCGCTCGAGGATCACGACTACCCGATCGAACACGACACGCTGCTCGAGAACCACGGCGACGTCGAACTCGAAATGGGCGAGGAGACGGCCACCCTCGAGGAACTCATCGGCCCGCTCAACGAGGACGAGTACGCCTCCTACGACGAGATCGAACAGGCCGTGATGAACATGGTCAGTGACGAAGCGATTGGACGAAAACACTACAGCGATCGGACGCCGCCCGCTCCCGGCGAGGAGCGCGAAGAAGAGAGTCCATCGGGCGAGGATCTCGAGGGGAAACAGGAGTCGTTCTGA
- a CDS encoding DUF192 domain-containing protein, whose amino-acid sequence MSLRRAWSALVVGFVLLAVVYGLIQLSILPVPWTDDTAEVTVVGDDGTTKLVVEVEVADTWEERYTGLSDHDSLEPGTGMLFVHRNEDERTYVMRDMDFDIDIIFIGADREITTIHHARAPEPGEDGEELRYSGDAQWVLEVPSGTVNDSSIEVGDRVEIDDLDADG is encoded by the coding sequence GTGTCCCTCAGACGCGCTTGGTCGGCCCTCGTCGTTGGGTTCGTCCTCCTCGCCGTCGTCTACGGCCTGATCCAGCTCTCGATCCTTCCCGTCCCGTGGACGGACGACACCGCCGAAGTCACCGTCGTCGGCGACGACGGAACCACGAAACTCGTCGTCGAGGTCGAGGTCGCCGACACCTGGGAGGAACGCTACACTGGCCTCAGCGACCACGATTCCCTCGAGCCAGGCACCGGGATGCTGTTCGTCCATCGCAATGAGGACGAACGAACGTACGTGATGCGAGACATGGACTTCGACATTGACATCATCTTCATCGGTGCCGACCGCGAAATCACGACGATACATCACGCGCGCGCACCAGAACCGGGGGAGGACGGCGAGGAACTCCGCTATTCGGGCGACGCACAGTGGGTGCTCGAGGTACCTAGTGGCACGGTCAACGACTCCTCGATCGAGGTCGGTGATCGGGTCGAAATCGATGACCTCGACGCCGATGGGTAA
- a CDS encoding dihydroneopterin aldolase family protein encodes MTSDHNGEEGPRAAEQACFEAGIKFGSLYHQFAGTPISLESVDSLARAMESAIENQPHCASVTVDVRTDALTEALEASSADYTELTGRFIEVEIVVDYDDVEVVTRMAMDDGYPLMRLESVRQR; translated from the coding sequence ATGACCAGCGATCACAACGGTGAGGAGGGCCCGAGGGCCGCCGAACAGGCCTGTTTCGAGGCAGGCATCAAGTTCGGCTCCCTCTACCACCAGTTTGCGGGCACCCCCATCAGCCTCGAAAGCGTCGACAGCCTCGCTCGAGCGATGGAGTCAGCCATCGAGAACCAGCCCCACTGCGCCAGCGTGACCGTCGACGTTCGCACTGACGCACTCACCGAAGCGCTCGAGGCGTCGTCGGCCGACTACACCGAACTCACCGGGCGGTTCATCGAGGTCGAGATCGTCGTCGACTACGACGACGTCGAAGTCGTGACGCGCATGGCGATGGACGACGGCTACCCGTTGATGCGCCTCGAGTCCGTCCGGCAGCGCTAA
- a CDS encoding ABC transporter ATP-binding protein — MSSVDWDKDDPFEEQRDNIEDPMRRLLFEYGRPYWFSVTVGIFSSVFARALDLLPALLLGVAIDSIFGDAVFAEQIPLVVLPEAWLPTGQTEQFWFVVIAIAGSFVLGALFHWLRNWGFNSFSQDIQHDVRTAAYDKMQRLDMEFFSSKQTGEMMSVLSNDVNQLERFLNDGLNSAFRLVVMVLGIGFLLFWLNPQLALISLAPVPLIAFFTYIFVKKIQPKYAAVRSSVGKVNSRLENNLGGIQVIKADNTEEYESGRVDDVSRNYFSKNWEAIWIRIKFFPGLQLISGIGFVLTFIVGGYWVFTQTAPGPFTGTLQTGTFVIFILYTQQLVWPMAQFGQIINMYQRAEASSERIFGLMDEVGRIDREEDADPIDVSDGHVEYDHVSFSYAESGEFTEENTEKIIDDISFEVGGGETVALVGPTGAGKSTVLKLLLRLYDVNEGAIRVDDQDIRDVSLASLRQSMGYVGQESYLFYGTVKENITYGTFEATDEEIVEAAKAAEAHDFIQNLPEGYDTMVGERGVKLSGGQRQRLCIARAILKDPDILILDEATSDVDTETEMLIQRSIDKLTEDRTTFAIAHRLSTIKDADQIVVLEGGAIVERGSHDDLLQNDGLYAHLWGVQAGEIDELPEEFIKRAQQRTARTQARRGDD, encoded by the coding sequence ATGAGTAGTGTCGACTGGGATAAAGATGATCCGTTCGAAGAGCAACGGGACAACATCGAGGATCCGATGCGTCGATTGCTTTTCGAGTACGGGCGTCCCTACTGGTTTTCGGTGACGGTCGGGATCTTCTCGAGCGTCTTTGCACGAGCGTTAGACCTCCTTCCCGCACTCTTGCTCGGTGTTGCGATCGACTCCATTTTCGGCGACGCGGTGTTCGCCGAACAGATACCGCTGGTCGTCTTACCCGAGGCCTGGTTGCCGACGGGCCAGACAGAACAGTTCTGGTTCGTCGTCATCGCCATCGCGGGGTCGTTCGTCCTCGGGGCACTCTTCCACTGGCTGCGCAACTGGGGCTTCAACTCCTTCTCACAGGACATCCAGCACGACGTCCGGACGGCTGCCTACGACAAGATGCAGCGGCTCGACATGGAGTTCTTCAGCAGCAAGCAGACCGGTGAGATGATGTCGGTGCTCTCGAACGACGTCAACCAGCTTGAGCGCTTCCTGAACGACGGACTGAACTCGGCGTTCCGGCTGGTCGTGATGGTGCTCGGCATCGGCTTCCTGCTGTTCTGGCTCAATCCGCAACTCGCGCTGATCTCGCTCGCACCAGTGCCGTTGATCGCCTTCTTCACGTACATTTTCGTCAAGAAGATCCAGCCGAAGTACGCCGCCGTGCGCTCGAGCGTCGGGAAGGTCAACTCGCGGCTCGAGAACAACCTCGGCGGTATTCAGGTGATCAAAGCCGACAACACCGAGGAGTACGAGTCAGGCCGGGTCGACGACGTCTCGCGCAACTACTTCAGTAAGAACTGGGAGGCGATCTGGATCCGGATCAAGTTCTTCCCCGGACTGCAGTTGATCTCGGGGATCGGATTCGTGCTCACGTTCATCGTCGGTGGCTACTGGGTGTTCACGCAGACGGCTCCGGGGCCGTTCACCGGAACGCTCCAGACGGGGACGTTCGTCATCTTCATCCTCTACACCCAGCAGCTCGTCTGGCCGATGGCGCAGTTCGGCCAGATCATCAACATGTACCAGCGCGCGGAGGCGTCGAGCGAGCGCATCTTCGGACTGATGGACGAAGTGGGTCGGATCGACCGCGAGGAGGACGCCGATCCGATCGACGTTTCGGACGGTCACGTCGAGTACGATCACGTCTCGTTCAGCTACGCCGAAAGCGGTGAGTTCACCGAGGAGAACACCGAGAAAATCATCGACGACATCTCCTTCGAGGTCGGCGGCGGCGAGACCGTCGCGCTCGTCGGTCCAACTGGGGCTGGAAAGTCGACGGTCTTGAAACTGCTCTTGCGGCTGTACGACGTCAACGAAGGAGCGATTCGCGTCGACGACCAGGACATCCGTGACGTGTCGCTGGCGAGTCTCCGCCAGTCGATGGGCTACGTTGGCCAGGAATCGTACCTCTTCTACGGGACGGTCAAGGAGAACATCACCTACGGGACGTTCGAGGCCACCGACGAGGAGATCGTCGAGGCCGCCAAAGCTGCCGAGGCACACGACTTCATCCAGAACCTGCCCGAGGGCTACGACACCATGGTCGGCGAACGCGGCGTGAAGCTCTCTGGCGGTCAGCGCCAGCGGCTGTGTATCGCCCGGGCAATCCTCAAGGATCCCGACATCCTCATCCTCGATGAGGCGACGAGCGACGTCGACACCGAGACCGAGATGCTGATCCAGCGGTCGATCGACAAACTCACCGAGGATCGGACGACGTTCGCCATCGCTCACCGCCTCTCGACGATCAAGGACGCCGACCAGATCGTCGTCCTCGAGGGCGGAGCGATCGTCGAACGCGGCAGTCACGACGACCTGCTGCAAAACGACGGTCTTTACGCACACCTCTGGGGCGTTCAGGCCGGCGAAATCGACGAACTGCCGGAGGAGTTCATCAAGCGTGCCCAGCAGCGGACGGCACGCACGCAGGCTCGACGCGGGGACGACTGA